A stretch of Lactuca sativa cultivar Salinas chromosome 6, Lsat_Salinas_v11, whole genome shotgun sequence DNA encodes these proteins:
- the LOC111906083 gene encoding vacuolar-processing enzyme isoform X2 → MYDDIAYNRENPRQGVIINSPDGDDVYHGVPKDYTGKDVNVDNFFAVLLGDKSKVKGGSGKVVDSGPNDRIFVYYTDHGGPGVLGMPTNPYMYANDLNEVLKQKHASGTYKSLVFYLEACEAGSIFEGLLPQGLNIYATTASGPDESSWGTYCPGEYPSPPLEYDTCLGDLYSVAWMEDCDVHNLRTETIRQQYKLVKERTSSDNSYYGSHVMQYGDLPLSQDSLYLYMGTNPANENFTFTEENSIYKSPKSVNQRDADLLHFWHKFRKAPEGSERKMEAQRKFSEAMSHRIHLDTSVQLIAKVLFGLEKGPQVLNTIRSSGTPLVDDWTCLKTFVRTFETHCGSLSQYGMKHMRSFANLCNAGITNQQMADASSQVCTTFPSNPWSSLTNGFTA, encoded by the exons ATGTATGACGACATTGCATATAATAGAGAGAATCCCAGACAAGGTGTCATAATCAACAGCCCAGATGGTGATGACGTTTATCATGGAGTACCCaag GATTACACTGGGAAAGATGTGAATGTTGACAACTTTTTTGCTGTTTTACTCGGTGATAAATCCAAAGTCAAAGGTGGAAGTGGAAAGGTTGTAGATAGCGGTCCAAATGATCGCATTTTTGTTTACTACACCGATCATGGTGGTCCTGGTGTTCTTG GGATGCCAACAAATCCTTACATGTATGCAAATGATCTTAACGAGGTCTTGAAACAAAAGCATGCGTCTGGAACATACAAAAGCTTg GTGTTTTACCTTGAAGCTTGTGAGGCTGGAAGTATATTCGAGGGTCTTCTTCCACAAGGTTTAAATATCTATGCAACCACAGCCTCTGGCCCTGATGAAAGCAGCTGGGGTACCTACTGTCCTGGGGAGTACCCTAGCCCACCTCTAGAGTATGACACGTGTCTTGGTGACCTGTACAGTGTTGCCTGGATGGAAGATtg TGATGTACACAATCTGCGAACAGAAACTATCAGACAGCAATATAAATTG gttAAAGAAAGAACATCAAGTGACAACTCTTATTATGGATCCCATGTGATGCAATATGGTGACTTACCACTTAGCCAAGATAGCCTCTACTTATATATGGGCACCAATCCAGCAAATGAAAACTTCACTTTTACTGAAGAAAACTCGATATATAAATCACCCAAATCTGTCAACCAGCGTGATGCTGATCTTTTACATTTCTGGCATAAGTTCCGGAAGGCTCCGGAAGGTTCCGAAAGGAAAATGGAAGCTCAGAGAAAGTTCAGTGAAGCCATGTCACACAGAATACACTTAGACACCAGCGTACAGCTCATCGCCAAGGTTTTGTTTGGACTAGAAAAGGGTCCTCAGGTGTTGAACACCATCCGATCTTCCGGAACACCTCTAGTTGATGACTGGACCTGCCTTAAAACATTCGTAAGGACATTTGAGACACATTGTGGGTCCCTATCACAGTATGGAATGAAACACATGAGGTCATTTGCTAATTTATGTAATGCTGGAATCACAAATCAACAGATGGCTGATGCATCATCACAAGTATGCACTACATTCCCATCAAACCCTTGGAGTTCACTAACCAACGGTTTTACTGCATAA
- the LOC111906082 gene encoding protein EARLY FLOWERING 3, translating to MKRGKDEEKTMGPMFPRLHVNDTEKGGPRAPPRNKMALYEQLSIPSQRFNGGALPFNPNSTANSVPPSSSTQGTMNERATFSPLQQSSSMHPTRMTDNRHSELNNQRVQQQEHKRRQEDDDFRVPIFDQQSGTSQNHQNRENEGITPFGAAAFSGRLSNVQNARQIINKAQKENSQDFTRSASNQLSRQNPKVPLKETNESSNYSHRHASNNGNLRDYRGDSQADNTLWGDSGLNEASKASGYENTSVPVMEALRSPNNNDPTNADAVSETSMVDSICGVDISPDDVVGIIGQKHFWKARRAIVNQQRVFAVQVFELHRLIKVQRLIAGSPQLLFEENLYLSKPPKVTPIKKIPIEYVIKPKNINDENALALEKPNDETEFSAENAPGKASLSTVQNGSQTTYCRPFSGNPLPVPPPPADISSWNYNPPPGHQWLIPVMSPSEGLVYKPYPGPGFMNPVYGGCGPMMGPNFGNYGVPHPSDHHYEGPTGVHPFAPPASHGYFPAYNMPPVNPPVSTQTQTQTQTQTQTRVKSKACKDREVQASTASSRSDKTWNRNALSLFPTSPPPPAAPVAAPAVAQVGVAEEAPRVIRVVPHNARSATASVARIFRSIQEERKQV from the exons atgaagagaggaaaagatgaagaaaaaaccATGGGGCCAATGTTTCCAAGGCTTCATGTGAATGATACTGAAAAAGGAGGTCCACGAGCACCTCCTAGAAACAAAATGGCTCTTTACGAACAGCTTAGTATACCTTCACAGAGGTTCAATGGCGGAGCGTTGCCCTTTAACCCTAATTCCACCGCCAACTCTGTTCCACCGTCATCTTCAACACAG GGCACCATGAATGAAAGGGCTACGTTTTCCCCACTTCAACAATCGTCTTCAATGCACCCAACCAGGATGACAGACAATCGCCATTCTGAACTCAACAATCAACGTGTGCAACAACAAGAACATAAAAGAAGACAAGAAGATGACGACTTTAGGGTTCCAATCTTTGATCAACAATCTGGAACAAGTCAAAATCATCAAAACAGAGAAAACGAAGGCATCACTCCATTTGGTGCAGCAGCCTTTTCAGGTCGTTTATCAAATGTTCAGAATGCTAGACAAATCATCAATAAAGCTCAAAAAGAAAACTCTCAAGATTTTACTAGATCTGCCTCAAATCAACTGTCCAGGCAAAACCCTAAAGTTCCTTTGAAGGAGACGAACGAATCTTCAAATTATAGTCACAGACATGCTTCAAATAATGGGAATTTAAGGGATTACAGAGGTGACTCACAAGCTGATAACACTTTGTGGGGTGACAGCGGTTTAAATGAAGCATCTAAAGCTAGTGGGTATGAGAATACTTCGGTTCCAGTAATGGAGGCTTTAAGAAGCCCTAATAATAATGATCCTACGAATGCTGATGCTGTTTCAGAGACGTCGATGGTGGATTCCATTTGTGGAGTCGATATTTCTCCTGATGATGTTGTAGGGATTATTGGTCAAAAACATTTTTGGAAAGCAAGAAGAGCTATTGTCAA CCAACAAAGAGTCTTTGCTGTTCAAGTGTTCGAGCTCCACAGATTGATAAAG GTTCAGAGATTAATAGCTGGATCACCTCAACTTCTGTTTGAAGAAAATTTGTATTTATCAAAACCACCAAAAGTCACTCCAATCAAGAAAATTCCCATTGAATATGTTATAAAACCTAAAAACATAAATGACGAAAACGCCCTTGCCCTCGAGAAGCCGAATGATGAGACAGAATTTTCAGCTGAAAATGCACCCGGGAAAGCCTCTTTATCCACCGTTCAAAATGGCAGTCAGACAACTTATTGCCGACCGTTTTCCGGCAACCCGTTGCCGGTGCCGCCGCCACCTGCCGACATTTCCTCTTGGAATTACAATCCGCCACCTGGACACCAATGGTTGATTCCGGTCATGTCACCATCTGAAGGACTCGTGTACAAACCCTACCCGGGACCTGGGTTCATGAACCCGGTTTATGGTGGTTGTGGGCCCATGATGGGACCTAATTTCGGTAACTATGGTGTCCCCCATCCTTCTGATCATCATTATGAAGGTCCAACCGGGGTTCACCCTTTCGCCCCTCCGGCTAGCCATGGCTACTTTCCAGCTTACAACATGCCACCGGTCAACCCACCTGTCTCGACCCAGACCCAGACCCAGACCCAGACCCAGACCCAGACCCGGGTCAAGAGTAAAGCATGTAAAGATAGGGAGGTACAAGCGAGTACAGCAAGCAGTCGAAGTGACAAAACATGGAATCGAAACGCGCTTTCTCTTTTTCCGACGTCTCCTCCTCCTCCGGCGGCACCCGTGGCGGCTCCGGCGGTGGCTCAGGTGGGAGTGGCGGAGGAGGCGCCACGTGTTATTAGAGTTGTGCCTCATAACGCcaggtcagcaactgcttctgTAGCACGGATTTTTCGGTCTATACAAGAGGAAAGAAAACAAGTATGA
- the LOC111906085 gene encoding uncharacterized protein LOC111906085 translates to MDMKLGVILSIGIIYLSCSITSDGVEGDSIPKSNLFNATTTTRKTTFSKKQGVKSILSEDGDIIDCVDIYKQPAFKHPALKNHTIQMTPTNVLNIEKSMMKKTFKDMKKEDNTMTITSQLWQRSGSCPKGTIPIRRVHKRFLNVHGYGRKRPNESKNQTTILKDPTNSLANHSVALVLTQGYSYSGAKTDIKVWTPYVEKEDEYSTSHVLIQNGDVDDFEIVETGWAVNPSVYGDHETRLYVYWTADGSIKTGCFDMTCPGFVQVSHEVALGAAIYPISNSKGLPYQITVYIYKDPKTNNWWVNYGESINIGYWPGELFVFLKHHGLMVKWGGEVYSTRVKTHPHTATQMGNGYTPSPIFENCGTMKRMRVEQNSEPLMIPEWSDTIVDEYRCYDILYEVDYVDDPIFYYGGPGRSPWCP, encoded by the exons ATGGATATGAAATTGGGGGTAATTTTGTCAATTGGAATAATATATCTTTCTTGTTCTATAACTAGTGACGGAGTGGAGGGGGACTCTATTCCAAAAAGTAACCTTTTCAATGCTACTACTACAACAAGAAAAACAACATTTTCCAAAAAGCAAGGTGTCAAAAGCATTTTG AGTGAAGACGGGGACATAATTGATTGTGTTGATATCTACAAACAACCGGCTTTTAAACATCCAGCTTTAAAGAATCATACTATCCAG ATGACACCGACAAATGTTTTAAATATTGAGAAAAGTATGATGAAAAAAACATTTAAAGATATGAAAAAGGAAGACAATACGATGACAATAACATCACAATTATGGCAAAGAAGCGGAAGTTGTCCAAAAGGAACAATTCCAATTCGcagagttcataagcgttttctCAATGTCCATGGTTATGGGAGAAAGAGACCTAATGAATCGAAGAATCAAACAACGATATTGAAGGACCCAACGAACTCTTTGGCAAATCATTCG gTGGCACTTGTACTCACACAGGGTTACAGTTACTCAGGGGCCAAAACCGATATCAAAGTGTGGACTCCTTATGTTGAGAAGGAAGACGAGTATAGTACTTCACATGTTCTTATTCAAAATGGCGATGTCGATGATTTTGAAATTGTTGAAACTGGATGGGCT GTAAATCCAAGTGTTTATGGTGATCACGAAACTCGCTTATATGTCTATTGGaca GCCGATGGATCAATTAAAACAGGTTGTTTTGACATGACGTGTCCAGGATTTGTTCAAGTGAGCCATGAAGTAGCTCTTGGCGCGGCCATTTATCCTATCTCTAACTCCAAGGGCCTTCCCTACCAAATCACCGTTTACATTTACAAG GATCCAAAAACAAACAATTGGTGGGTGAACTATGGCGAGTCGATCAACATAGGGTATTGGCCGGGTGAGCTGTTTGTGTTTTTAAAGCACCATGGGCTCATGGTGAAGTGGGGTGGCGAGGTGTATAGCACCAGGGTCAAGACTCACCCGCACACAGCCACACAAATGGGCAACGGTTACACTCCTTCACCAATCTTTGAGAACTGTGGGACCATGAAACGTATGCGGGTTGAACAAAACTCAGAACCTTTGATGATACCCGAATGGTCCGACACCATTGTTGATGAATATCGTTGTTATGATATTTTATATGAAGTTGATTATGTTGATGATCCTATATTTTATTATGGTGGCCCTGGTAGAAGCCCATGGTGCCCATAA
- the LOC111906083 gene encoding vacuolar-processing enzyme isoform X1: MSRYVICLLAFSIIAVVHGRELADDLLRLPSEKLDFFDAGKDDSVGTRWAVLLAGSNGYWNYRHQADVCHAYQILRNGGVKEENIVVFMYDDIAYNRENPRQGVIINSPDGDDVYHGVPKDYTGKDVNVDNFFAVLLGDKSKVKGGSGKVVDSGPNDRIFVYYTDHGGPGVLGMPTNPYMYANDLNEVLKQKHASGTYKSLVFYLEACEAGSIFEGLLPQGLNIYATTASGPDESSWGTYCPGEYPSPPLEYDTCLGDLYSVAWMEDCDVHNLRTETIRQQYKLVKERTSSDNSYYGSHVMQYGDLPLSQDSLYLYMGTNPANENFTFTEENSIYKSPKSVNQRDADLLHFWHKFRKAPEGSERKMEAQRKFSEAMSHRIHLDTSVQLIAKVLFGLEKGPQVLNTIRSSGTPLVDDWTCLKTFVRTFETHCGSLSQYGMKHMRSFANLCNAGITNQQMADASSQVCTTFPSNPWSSLTNGFTA; encoded by the exons ATGAGTCGTTACGTCATCTGTTTACTTGCTTTCTCGATCATCGCAGTTGTCCATGGCCGTGAATTGGCTGATGATCTTCTCAGGTTGCCGTCGGAAAAGCTTGATTTCTTCGACGCTGGAAAGGACGACTCCGTTGGTACCAGATGGGCCGTCTTGCTTGCTGGATCTAATGGTTACTGGAACTACAGGCATCAG GCAGATGTATGTCATGCATATCAAATCTTAAGAAACGGTGGTGTGAAGGAAGAAAACATTGTTGTTTTCATGTATGACGACATTGCATATAATAGAGAGAATCCCAGACAAGGTGTCATAATCAACAGCCCAGATGGTGATGACGTTTATCATGGAGTACCCaag GATTACACTGGGAAAGATGTGAATGTTGACAACTTTTTTGCTGTTTTACTCGGTGATAAATCCAAAGTCAAAGGTGGAAGTGGAAAGGTTGTAGATAGCGGTCCAAATGATCGCATTTTTGTTTACTACACCGATCATGGTGGTCCTGGTGTTCTTG GGATGCCAACAAATCCTTACATGTATGCAAATGATCTTAACGAGGTCTTGAAACAAAAGCATGCGTCTGGAACATACAAAAGCTTg GTGTTTTACCTTGAAGCTTGTGAGGCTGGAAGTATATTCGAGGGTCTTCTTCCACAAGGTTTAAATATCTATGCAACCACAGCCTCTGGCCCTGATGAAAGCAGCTGGGGTACCTACTGTCCTGGGGAGTACCCTAGCCCACCTCTAGAGTATGACACGTGTCTTGGTGACCTGTACAGTGTTGCCTGGATGGAAGATtg TGATGTACACAATCTGCGAACAGAAACTATCAGACAGCAATATAAATTG gttAAAGAAAGAACATCAAGTGACAACTCTTATTATGGATCCCATGTGATGCAATATGGTGACTTACCACTTAGCCAAGATAGCCTCTACTTATATATGGGCACCAATCCAGCAAATGAAAACTTCACTTTTACTGAAGAAAACTCGATATATAAATCACCCAAATCTGTCAACCAGCGTGATGCTGATCTTTTACATTTCTGGCATAAGTTCCGGAAGGCTCCGGAAGGTTCCGAAAGGAAAATGGAAGCTCAGAGAAAGTTCAGTGAAGCCATGTCACACAGAATACACTTAGACACCAGCGTACAGCTCATCGCCAAGGTTTTGTTTGGACTAGAAAAGGGTCCTCAGGTGTTGAACACCATCCGATCTTCCGGAACACCTCTAGTTGATGACTGGACCTGCCTTAAAACATTCGTAAGGACATTTGAGACACATTGTGGGTCCCTATCACAGTATGGAATGAAACACATGAGGTCATTTGCTAATTTATGTAATGCTGGAATCACAAATCAACAGATGGCTGATGCATCATCACAAGTATGCACTACATTCCCATCAAACCCTTGGAGTTCACTAACCAACGGTTTTACTGCATAA